The region ACGAGTACGCGCTCGTCGAGAAGGGCCATGTGCTGAAAGTGAGCGGTGACGCGACGAAGGTGACGCGGGCCGTCCTGCGCTCCGCCCTCCACTCCGCCCACCGCCCGAGCGACGCCGAACTCGCCGCCGTCCTGCCACCGGCTTGAACAGACACGGCCCCGTGGAGCGGGGTGACGTGCCGTCGACGGGGGGACGGGGTGCGCGGTTCCCCGCGCTCCCGAAGGCCTTGCGCCCGTCCGGCGCCCGAGGAACAGCCCCCACCCCGCAGCCGAAGACGATCCCCAGACATAGGCTCGCGCCCATGACCACCCGCGTTCTCGTCTACACCCGCACCACCGACTACCGGCACGACTCCATCCCGGCCGCCGTCGCCGCCGTACGCTCCCTGGGCGCGACTCACGGCTTCGACGTCGACGCCACCGAGGACCCGGCCGCGTTCGAGACGCCCCTCGACCCGTACGCGGCGGTCGTCTTCCTCTCCACCAGCGGGGACGTGCTGACCCCGCCCGGACGGACCCGGCTCGCGGCGTACGTCGAGGGCGGCGGCGGGTTCGTCGGAGTGCACGCCGCCGCCTGCACCGAGTACGACTGGCCGTACTACGGCGAACTCCTCGGCGCGCGCTTCGACCGGCACCCGGAGTACCAGCCGGGCAAGGCCGTCGTCGAGGACCGCGGACATCCCGCGACCGAACACCTCCCGGCCGTCTGGGAGTTCACCGACGAGTGGTACGACTTCCGCGCCAACCCGCGCGGTGCGGTCCGCGTCCTCGCCTCCGCCGACGAATCCTCGTACGAGGGCGGCGGCATGGGCCGGGACCATCCCCTCGTGTGGTGCCGGGAACAGGGCGCGGGCCGGGTCTTCTACACCGCGCTCGGGCACGCCTCGGAGGCGTACGAGGACCCCGACTTCCGTGCGCATCTGCTCGGCGGCATCACCTGGGCGACCACCCTCTGAGCGATTCGGCCGCTCTCCGACCGCTCGGTACCGGCCCCGTACTCGCCCGTTCCACCAGACGCGTCGACAACTCCGTACGTGTGCCTTCGGGTTGCTCGCCCGCCATCATCCGCACGAGCAGGCGCAGTGCCGTCGCGGCCATCTCGGAGAGCGGCTGGCGCACGGTGGTGAGGGCCGGGGTGGCCCAGCGTGACTCGGGAAGGTCGTCGAAGCCGACCACACTGAAGTCGTCCGGGACGCTCAACTCCCGTTCGGACAAGGCCTGGTAGGCGCCGAGGGCCATCCGGTCGGAGCAGACGAAGACGGCGGTGGGCGGCTCGGGGAGGTCGAGGAGTTCCCGCATGCGGCGGTGGGCGCCGGTCTCGCTGAAGCCGCCGTAACGGACGTACTCGGGGCGGTGTCCGATTCCGGCCGAGGCGAGGGCCGAGCGGTAGCCGGCGACCCGGGCGCCGCCCCACATCCTGCGGCGGAAGCCGCCGATGACGCCGATGCGTTCGTGGCCGAGGGAGAGGAGGTGTTCCGTCGCCAGCACCCCGCCCTGCCAGTTGGCCGCGCCCACCGACACCACACCGGGCGGCGGTTCGAGCACCGGGTCGATCATCACGAACGGGACGCGGTGCTGCTCCAGCCAGGCGTACTGGGACGAGGTGAGCTCGGCCAGGTGGAACAGCACGCCCGCCGAGCCCCGCGTGGTGAGCTTGTCCAGCCAGTCGCGCTCCGGGCGCCCGCCCCCGGTCCGGGGCAGGCCGGCCGAGACGACCACCTCCAGGCCCGCGTCGTGCGCCGCACCCTCCACCCCGTGCAGCACCGCGCCCGACCAGGAGCTCTCCAGCGAGTGCACCACGAGGTCGACCAGCCCCGGCGGCTTTGCCGCCTCGAAGCGGGGTCTGCGGACGTAGCCGAGCCGGTCGAGCGCTTCGGTCACCCGGCGGCGGGTCTCCGGTGCCACGTCCTCCCGGCCGTTGACCACCTTCGACGCCGTCGGCACCGACACCCCCGCCGCACGGGCGACGACCGCCAGCGTCGGCCCGGCCACGCTTCCCGTACGCACCATGAGAGCCCGCCTCCCCGGCCCGCCCGAGGGCCCGTCGAAAGTTTCGAACAGCACTGCTCGCACGACCGGCACCGCGATCGCGTAGCAACCGCTTTCTACACTAAGCCCGCCTCAATACGGCGTGAAGGGGAAAGGATTGACGGAAGTCCACGGGACTCCTCGCGGGCTGAAACTCTCGAAATACCGAACGTGCGCCGGGTCGTGCCGACCGTGCGACCGGGCACGGTCAGGCGATCGGGACGGCGTCTCCCAGTGCCGCGGTGAAGTAGGACATGCCCTCCGACGAAGGGCTACGCGGTCGCTGTGGAGGACTTCCGCCCGAAGTTCCTCGCCGGGACGTCGATGGGCCGCAAGGCTGCCGACGCCGCGATCGGCGCCATAGAGCGGGCCCTGACCGAGATGGGCCGCAAGCACGCGCGGGACGTGCGCCTGGTGCACCCCGCGCACACCACCATGGACTGCGGACGCTCAGCCTTCCACGAAGCCATGGACGACACGGGGAAAGTCCTGAAATCTCCCGACCGCCCGCCCCGCCGCCGGCACCCGACGTGGCGTCAGGCGGCCTCGCGCAGAGCCTCCTTGGGCTCCCCGGGGTTCCGGTCGGCCGTCGTCCGGCGGCGTGCCGTCAGCAGTGTCGTGCCCAACAGCAGGCCCAGCGCGGGCAGGACGGGGAATCGGCCGTCGGGGGCGAAGCCCCGGGTGGCGAAGCGGGTCAGGGCGGTGACGCTCGCCGCCAGACCGAGCCCGGGCAGCCAGTAGCGGGAGGAGCCGGAGGAGCGGGAGAAGTCGGGGTCCGGGCGCGTCCGTTCGTAGAGGAGGCTCAGCCCGCGCTCCAGGGGACGCAGCGCCCGCACGACACCGGCCAGGACGACGCCGAGCACGAGGAGCCACGGCAACCGGAGTCCCCACCAGGCCGCGGACCCGAGGGTGGGTTCGGGCGCGAGGCCGGTCAGATAGAACGCGGCGGCGACGATCAGCACCGGCAGCATGTGCCACAGATACAGCGTCATGCTGGCGCCGCCCACGGGGCGCACCGCCCGCCACACCCGCTCGCGGTTCAGCAGCCGTCGTACCGCGGGCGCGGCCAGTAGGCACAGGCCGACCTGGGCCACCGCCCATGCCAGCATCGCCGCCGACGGCGGATCGGTGTTGCTGGGGGTCTGCCCGGTCACCAGGATCAGACTGACCGGGAACGGCCCGAGGGTGATCAGCGCGGCGAAGGCCAGTGCGCCGCCCGCCGCCAGCGCGGCCGGGAGCGGCCGGCGCTCCGTCAGCAGGCCGTCCCGCCAGCAGAAACCCAGTTGGTAGGCCACGCCCCAGACGAGCACGTAATCGAGCAGTCCGACGTACGGCATGTGCACCGCCACCACCAGGGTGTCGGCCACGAGGGCGACCGCGCCCATCGCCACCGGGACGAGGAGCCCCCAGCGCCGGTGCGCCGCGTGCAGCGGCGGGGTCAGGGCGCTGAGGAGCAGATACACCGGAAGGAACCAGAACTGCATCGCCATCGCCCAGCCCACCAGTTCAACGGTGTTCGGGTCCACGCCGACCGCCGAGCAGATCCCTACGGCGGACAGCACAAGTCCGCTGTACACGGCGGCCGGAAGCAGCAGCCGCAGCGCCCGCCCTCCGACCCATCCGGCGGCCGTACCGCCCGCCGCCCGGGCCCGCGCCCAACTGCCGCCCGCCGCATGGCCCCCGGCGAGGAAGAACAGCGGCATGATCTGGAACCCCAGCGTCAGCCACTGGGTCCAGGGCACGGTCGCCAGCAGCTCCGGCGTGCGGATCTCCCCGCCGGGCTCCCGGACGAGGGCGGTGATCAGCCAGTGGCCGAGTACCACCAGGCCGATCGCCCACGCGCGCAGGAAGTCGACGTAGCGGTCTCTGCTCATGGGCTGTCATGTTGCCGCAGTGCCGCCACCGGCCACCGCGGGGAGCCCGGGCCGCAACCAATTCGTGCCCGGTACGACATCCCCCGCAGGCAGGAGCCCGACAGGTCCGGGCCGTGGTCGGCTCCTGCCCCCAACGACTGGCGGGCGGTGGCGCGACCCGCTCCGGACGCGGCCTCACCCGAACGCGCGTACGTGTCAGCAGGGCATCGGCAGCCGAGCGTGGTGAGGTGATGCGGGCGTGGGGAACCGGGCCGGGCGCG is a window of Streptomyces sp. NBC_00271 DNA encoding:
- a CDS encoding ThuA domain-containing protein, giving the protein MTTRVLVYTRTTDYRHDSIPAAVAAVRSLGATHGFDVDATEDPAAFETPLDPYAAVVFLSTSGDVLTPPGRTRLAAYVEGGGGFVGVHAAACTEYDWPYYGELLGARFDRHPEYQPGKAVVEDRGHPATEHLPAVWEFTDEWYDFRANPRGAVRVLASADESSYEGGGMGRDHPLVWCREQGAGRVFYTALGHASEAYEDPDFRAHLLGGITWATTL
- a CDS encoding LacI family DNA-binding transcriptional regulator, with the protein product MVRTGSVAGPTLAVVARAAGVSVPTASKVVNGREDVAPETRRRVTEALDRLGYVRRPRFEAAKPPGLVDLVVHSLESSWSGAVLHGVEGAAHDAGLEVVVSAGLPRTGGGRPERDWLDKLTTRGSAGVLFHLAELTSSQYAWLEQHRVPFVMIDPVLEPPPGVVSVGAANWQGGVLATEHLLSLGHERIGVIGGFRRRMWGGARVAGYRSALASAGIGHRPEYVRYGGFSETGAHRRMRELLDLPEPPTAVFVCSDRMALGAYQALSERELSVPDDFSVVGFDDLPESRWATPALTTVRQPLSEMAATALRLLVRMMAGEQPEGTRTELSTRLVERASTGPVPSGRRAAESLRGWSPR
- a CDS encoding acyltransferase family protein yields the protein MSRDRYVDFLRAWAIGLVVLGHWLITALVREPGGEIRTPELLATVPWTQWLTLGFQIMPLFFLAGGHAAGGSWARARAAGGTAAGWVGGRALRLLLPAAVYSGLVLSAVGICSAVGVDPNTVELVGWAMAMQFWFLPVYLLLSALTPPLHAAHRRWGLLVPVAMGAVALVADTLVVAVHMPYVGLLDYVLVWGVAYQLGFCWRDGLLTERRPLPAALAAGGALAFAALITLGPFPVSLILVTGQTPSNTDPPSAAMLAWAVAQVGLCLLAAPAVRRLLNRERVWRAVRPVGGASMTLYLWHMLPVLIVAAAFYLTGLAPEPTLGSAAWWGLRLPWLLVLGVVLAGVVRALRPLERGLSLLYERTRPDPDFSRSSGSSRYWLPGLGLAASVTALTRFATRGFAPDGRFPVLPALGLLLGTTLLTARRRTTADRNPGEPKEALREAA